In Gammaproteobacteria bacterium, the genomic window GCCGTCGGCGCCGTCCACGGTGATGAAATCCGGCGCCGCGTCTTCCCCGCGGTCACGGATCTCCTGGAACAGGGAATCCAGCCACCCGTAAGCCCCCAGCACGGTCTTAAAACCCACGGGCTTGCCCGTCACCTCGCGAATATGCGCGATCATTTTCAGGAGCTCGTCGTTGCTCTCGATATCCGTATGCCGGTTGGGGCTGATCGAGTTCTGGCCCGGGCTGATGCCGCGGACCCGGGCGATCTCGTCCGTCACCTTGCCGCCCGGCAGGATGCCCCCCTTGCCCGGTTTGGCGCCCTGGCTGAGCTTGATCTCGAACATCTTCACCTGTTCGTGGCCGGCGACCTCGCGCAGTTTGTCGTCGTTCAGGTTTCCTTGCAGGTCGCGCACGCCGTACTTGGCCGTGCCGATCTGGAAGACCAGATCGGCGCCCCCTTGCAGATGGTAGGGCGAAAGCCCGCCTTCGCCCGTGTTCATCCAACAGCCCGCCATGCGCGCGCCCTGGGAAAGGGCCAACACGGCAGGCTTGGAGATCGCTCCGTAACTCATCCCGGAGATGTTGACCAGCGAACTGGTGACGTACGGCTGCCGGCAATGCGGGCCGATCTCGATAATTTTGGGCGCCACCCCGTCCTGGCCCAACGTCGGGTAGGGGCAATTGACGAACAGCACGGTGCCCGGCGGCCGCAAGTCACGGGTGGAACCGAAGGCGACGGTGTTGTCCAGGTTCTTGGCGGCCCGGTAAATCCAGGAGCGCTGCGCCCGGTTGAAGGGCAATTCCTCGCGGTCCATGGCAAAGAAGTATTGCCGGAAGAATTCCCCCAGGTGCTCGAATAAATAACGAAAATGCCCGATGACGGGATAGTTGCGGCGGATCGCCTGCTGGGTCTGGCTGATATCGAGGATATAGACCACGACGATCGCCAGAAAGACGATGCCGACCGCCATGATGAACAGCGCGGCCATGAATTCCATGGCCCCGAACAGGAAAGACTGTACCGTCATCTCACAGCACCTCGCCTTGCCGGGGAACCGCTGCCATTCTGGCAGCTACCACTCCGGCGAACGAAATACTAGCATTTTCTCCACCTGCATGTCCCGCATGGTATGGGGGATGCCGCCTACGCCCAGCCCCGATTGCCGCAACCCGGCGAAGGGCATCCAGTCCACGCGAAACGCAGTGTGATCGTTGATCATCACGGCCGAGGCATCCAGCCGTTTCGCCGCCCGCAGGGCGCGGTCCAGGTCGCGGGTGAAGACCGCCGCCTGGAAGGCGTAGGGCAAAGAGTTGGCGCGAACCAGGGCCTCGTCCATGTCCCGGTAGCGATAGACGCAGATCACCGGGCCGAAGATCTCCTGGCAACTGACACGCGCCTCGGGCGGCGGGTCGGCGATCACGGTGCAGGCATAGCAGG contains:
- a CDS encoding FMN-binding glutamate synthase family protein, whose product is MTVQSFLFGAMEFMAALFIMAVGIVFLAIVVVYILDISQTQQAIRRNYPVIGHFRYLFEHLGEFFRQYFFAMDREELPFNRAQRSWIYRAAKNLDNTVAFGSTRDLRPPGTVLFVNCPYPTLGQDGVAPKIIEIGPHCRQPYVTSSLVNISGMSYGAISKPAVLALSQGARMAGCWMNTGEGGLSPYHLQGGADLVFQIGTAKYGVRDLQGNLNDDKLREVAGHEQVKMFEIKLSQGAKPGKGGILPGGKVTDEIARVRGISPGQNSISPNRHTDIESNDELLKMIAHIREVTGKPVGFKTVLGAYGWLDSLFQEIRDRGEDAAPDFITVDGADGGTGAAPLPLIDEMGLPLRESLPMLVDKLHEYGLRERIRVVASGKLVNPGDVAWALCLGADFVTTARGFMFALGCIQALQCNKNTCPTGITTHDVNLQRGLVPKDKAQRVKHYALNMVKEVGIIAHSCGVKAPRRLRRYHARVVVGNGLSVPLNELHPDVDGGGGRSRAAPA